One Brassica napus cultivar Da-Ae chromosome C4, Da-Ae, whole genome shotgun sequence genomic region harbors:
- the LOC106375849 gene encoding receptor like protein 24-like — MFESRLRLHFLSLILLCCVSPSSFYTFKYDRRSYVACHPNQTQALTDFMNEFDSSHCNLSDPYNGVWCDKWTGALTMLRLQACLSGTLKPNSSLFRLHHLRHLVLYQNNFISSSLPSEFGNLSRLEVLYLGNNSFVGQVPSSFNNLSLLSYLSLSLNELIGSFPLVRNLAKLSFLDLSNNHFSGTLNPNNTSLFELHHLRYLGLASNKFSSSIHSEFGKLNRLEILYLSSNYFFGQVPPTISNLTSLTNLYLEDNQLTGSFPLVQNLTMLSTIEFSFNKLSGTLPSSLFNMPFLTSLDLRGNDLNGSINFPNSSTPSWLEFLYLGNNHFEGKIIEPISNLINLIYLDLSFLNTSYPIDVSLFSSLKSLSVLDLSANSISPASLHTNSEIPTNLERLYLQGCDITEFPKILKNLEKLELVAITDNRIKGKIPEWVWNLPRLTTLFALNNSMDGFEGPVDVLVNSSVRNLMLELNSFEGAIPILPLSISVFYASHNRFTGSIPLSICNYRSLTQLKLDYNNLTGPIPQCLSNLKVLNLRKNNLDGSIPDAFYTGASLQTLDFGHNRLTGKLPRSLQNCSSLEFLVVDHNMIKDKFPFWLKTLPKLQVLILSSNKFYGSISPPDQSPLGFPELRIFEISDNKFTGSLPPTYFVNWNVSSLTAKEDDAPRYMQYGIISYGAVQNVPETIDLQYKGLSMEQKFVLTSYATIDFSGNRIEGQIPESIGLLKALIALNFSNNAFTGHIPLSLANLSNLESLDLSSNHLSGTIPNGLGSLSFLAYINVSHNQLKGEIPQGTQITGQAKSSFEGNSGLCGLPLQETCFGTNVPPTQEPPEEEKEEEEKMLNWKGVAIGYGPGVLLGLAISHLISTYKPEWFVNIIGPNKRRNR, encoded by the coding sequence ATGTTTGAATCCCGTTTGCGTTTGCATTTTCTCTCCCTAATCTTGCTTTGTTGTGTCTCCCCTTCAAGCTTCTACACTTTCAAATACGATAGGAGGAGTTATGTTGCTTGTCATCCCAATCAGACTCAAGCTCTTACTGATTTCATGAACGAGTTTGATAGCAGCCACTGCAACCTTAGCGACCCCTATAATGGAGTCTGGTGCGATAAATGGACCGGTGCGCTCACAATGCTACGACTCCAGGCCTGCCTCAGTGGAACGCTAAAGCCCAATAGTAGCCTCTTCAGATTACATCATCTTCGTCACCTTGTCCTCTATCAAAACAACTTCATCTCATCTTCACTTCCTTCAGAATTTGGCAATCTCAGCAGGTTAGAGGTCTTATATCTTGGCAATAATAGTTTTGTAGGCCAAGTTCCTTCCTCATTTAATAACCTAAGCCTGCTTTCCTATTTATCTCTTTCCCTAAACGAGCTCATCGGTAGTTTCCCACTTGTACGGAATCTAGCAAAGCTCTCGTTTTTAGACCTTTCTAATAATCATTTCTCTGGAACTCTAAATCCCAACAATACTAGCCTGTTTGAGTTGCACCACCTCCGTTACCTTGGCCTAGCTAGCAACAAATTCAGTTCATCAATCCATTCTGAGTTTGGAAAACTCAACAGACTAGAAATCTTGTATCTTTCCTCCAATTACTTTTTCGGGCAAGTTCCTCCAACAATTAGTAACCTAACCTCGTTAACCAACTTGTACCTTGAAGACAACCAGCTCACTGGTAGTTTCCCACTTGTACAAAACCTTACCATGCTCTCAACTATAGAATTCAGTTTTAACAAATTGTCTGGAACCCTCCCATCTTCTCTATTCAATATGCCTTTCTTAACAAGTCTCGATCTTAGAGGAAACGATCTTAACGGATCTATTAATTTTCCTAATTCCTCTACCCCATCTTGGCTCGAGTTCTTGTACCTTGGGAATAACCATTTTGAAGGAAAAATCATAGAGCCTATCTCAAATCTCATCAACCTCATATATCTAGACCTTTCTTTCTTAAACACAAGTTACCCGATTGATGTAAGCCTCTTCTCCTCGCTAAAATCTTTGTCGGTTCTCGATCTTTCGGCTAATAGTATATCTCCGGCCAGTTTACATACAAATTCAGAAATCCCAACAAACTTGGAGAGATTGTATCTACAAGGCTGTGACATCACCGAGTTCCCAAAAATCTTAAAGAACCTTGAGAAGTTGGAGCTTGTAGCAATAACCGacaatagaatcaaagggaaaATCCCGGAGTGGGTATGGAACCTTCCTCGTCTGACCACATTGTTTGCTCTCAATAATTCCATGGATGGTTTCGAAGGTCCAGTGGATGTTTTGGTAAATTCATCGGTGAGGAATTTAATGCTGGAGCTAAACAGTTTTGAAGGTGCAATCCCTATTCTACCACTCTCCATCAGCGTTTTCTATGCATCACACAACAGATTCACAGGGAGCATTCCTCTTTCAATCTGCAACTATAGATCTCTCACGCAATTGAAGCTAGACTACAACAACCTCACGGGTCCTATCCCCCAATGCTTGAGTAACTTGAAGGTTTTGAATCTCCGGAAGAACAACTTGGATGGAAGTATTCCTGACGCCTTTTATACCGGTGCTTCTCTACAGACACTTGACTTTGGACACAATCGACTAACCGGGAAACTTCCAAGATCTCTTCAAAATTGCTCATCCCTAGAGTTTCTAGTTGTTGACCACAACATGATCAAAGACAAGTTCCCTTTCTGGCTCAAGACTTTACCGAAATTGCAAGTCCTTATCCTCAGTTCAAACAAGTTCTATGGCTCTATATCTCCTCCTGATCAAAGTCCTCTCGGGTTTCCAGAGCTTCGCATATTTGAGATATCTGATAATAAATTCACTGGAAGCTTGCCACCAACTTACTTTGTGAATTGGAATGTCTCGTCACTTACAGCGAAAGAAGATGATGCTCCTCGATATATGCAATACGGAATAATTAGCTATGGGGCAGTGCAAAACGTTCCAGAGACTATAGATTTGCAATACAAAGGTTTATCGATGGAGCAAAAGTTTGTACTTACTTCTTACGCCACCATCGATTTTTCTGGGAATAGAATTGAAGGACAGATTCCTGAATCCATTGGTCTCTTGAAAGCGCTGATTGCACTCAACTTTTCCAACAACGCCTTCACAGGCCATATTCCTTTGTCGTTGGCCAATCTGAGCAATCTCGAATCACTAGACCTATCAAGCAACCACCTCTCAGGTACTATTCCTAATGGGCTTGGAAGCCTCTCATTTTTGGCGTACATAAATGTGTCTCACAACCAGCTCAAGGGTGAAATACCACAAGGAACACAGATTACCGGGCAAGCTAAATCTTCATTCGAAGGGAATTCAGGGCTTTGTGGTCTTCCTCTCCAGGAAACTTGCTTTGGGACTAATGTCCCACCAACACAAGAACCTccggaagaagaaaaagaagaagaggaaaaaatgTTGAACTGGAAAGGTGTGGCAATAGGGTATGGACCTGGAGTGTTGCTTGGACTTGCAATATCACACCTCATTTCTACATACAAACCAGAGTGGTTCGTCAACATAATTGGTCCAAACAAGCGCAGAAACCGTTAG
- the LOC106373087 gene encoding uncharacterized protein LOC106373087 has translation MTHKHAFKALEKTLKDIMSMKNPLAKDQTFSGKTVLLGGDFRQILPVIPQGSRADIVLASISHSYLWDSFHKFSLKTNMRVNQDEKEFSEWLLKVGEGHPESVEEDGDDAYREQMIIIHNSLVQEFKDDSLKQVLDAAHGDVKKLKASQSSYTDKTILTPRNDTVDEINAYTISKNDGESRDYYSYDSFEISDTQSDQNDSLYAIEYLNSMEFPGLPAHKLTLKVGPPVMLL, from the coding sequence ATGACACACAAGCACGCTTTCAAAGCGCTAGAAAAAACGTTGAAGGACATAATGTCTATGAAAAATCCACTTGCAAAGGATCAAACTTTCAGCGGCAAGACGGTTTTGCTAGGCGGTGATTTCAGACAAATCTTACCAGTAATTCCACAAGGTAGTAGAGCTGATATTGTCTTAGCTTCGATTAGTCACTCATATCTATGGGATAGCTTCCACAAGTtctctttaaaaacaaatatgcgAGTCAATCAGGACGAGAAAGAATTCTCTGAGTGGCTTCTCAAGGTTGGGGAAGGTCATCCAGAATCGGtcgaagaagatggagatgatgcCTACCGTGAACAAATGATAATTATCCACAACTCTTTGGTCCAAGAGTTTAAGGATGACTCTTTAAAACAAGTGCTCGATGCTGCACATGGAGAtgtcaaaaaattaaaagcCTCCCAAAGTTCCTACACTGATAAAACCATACTTACACCCCGAAATGATACAGTCGATGAAATCAATGCATACACGATCTCGAAAAATGACGGGGAGTCAAGAGACTACTACAGTTACGATAGCTTTGAGATCTCGGACACTCAATCTGATCAAAATGATTCATTATATGCAATTGAGTATCTCAATTCCATGGAATTTCCAGGATTGCCTGCTCATAAGCTCACTCTCAAAGTTGGGCCCCCAGTTATGCTTCTGTGA